In the Leptospira limi genome, one interval contains:
- the nuoF gene encoding NADH-quinone oxidoreductase subunit NuoF: MGLKTLLTTHIAAGDSHTLKHYQSVGGYESLKKAISEMTAEQIVNDVKNSGLRGRGGAGFPTGNKWGFIPKTDKPKYLICNGDEGEPGTFKDRMLIERFPHMLIEGMIIAAKAIDSHQGYIYIRGEFHKGIRIVETAVEEAYKAGLLGKNILGLGYDFDLAVYSGAGAYICGEESALINSLEGRRGHPRLKPPFPAVSGLYACPTVVNNVETFCNVPHIIRMTGEEYKKIGTEKSPGTRLFAVSGHVKKPGIYEVEMGTPMKELIYDICGGIKNDKSLKAVIPGGSSSPILTAEEAMTATMDYESIASLKSMLGSGAVIILSEETDLVETTYRLAEFYSHESCGQCTPCREGTHWVKDLLHKIKVGEGTEKDVELIFSLSRNMEGGTTICPLADACVMAVRPTMTKFKEEFSLRLKKEVSVSH, encoded by the coding sequence ATGGGACTTAAAACCTTACTCACAACACATATTGCAGCCGGAGATTCTCATACATTAAAACACTACCAATCGGTGGGTGGGTATGAAAGTTTAAAAAAAGCAATTTCGGAAATGACCGCCGAACAAATTGTAAACGATGTTAAAAATTCTGGGCTTCGTGGTCGTGGTGGAGCTGGGTTTCCAACCGGAAACAAATGGGGATTCATCCCTAAAACTGACAAACCAAAGTATTTAATTTGTAATGGGGACGAAGGGGAACCTGGTACTTTCAAAGACCGGATGCTCATCGAACGATTCCCTCATATGCTCATCGAAGGGATGATCATCGCGGCAAAAGCCATTGACTCCCACCAAGGTTATATCTACATCCGAGGTGAATTTCACAAAGGGATTCGGATTGTGGAAACGGCTGTGGAAGAAGCTTACAAAGCAGGACTTCTTGGAAAAAATATCTTAGGCCTTGGGTATGATTTTGATTTGGCTGTGTATTCTGGTGCAGGTGCTTATATCTGTGGAGAAGAGTCGGCTCTCATCAATTCTCTTGAAGGTCGGAGGGGCCACCCACGCCTCAAACCTCCATTCCCTGCGGTATCGGGTTTGTATGCATGCCCAACGGTTGTGAATAATGTCGAAACCTTTTGTAATGTTCCGCATATCATCCGTATGACGGGCGAAGAATACAAAAAAATTGGAACTGAAAAATCACCTGGGACTAGACTTTTTGCTGTCAGTGGGCATGTGAAAAAACCAGGGATTTATGAAGTGGAAATGGGAACTCCCATGAAGGAACTCATCTATGACATCTGCGGTGGGATCAAAAACGACAAATCCTTAAAAGCAGTGATCCCTGGTGGAAGCTCTTCTCCGATTTTAACGGCAGAAGAAGCGATGACAGCCACAATGGATTATGAATCCATTGCTTCCCTCAAATCCATGTTAGGTTCCGGGGCAGTGATTATTTTATCGGAAGAAACTGATCTTGTGGAAACTACCTACCGATTAGCTGAATTTTATTCACATGAATCGTGTGGGCAGTGTACACCATGTCGTGAAGGTACACATTGGGTCAAAGACCTTCTCCACAAAATCAAAGTGGGAGAAGGGACAGAAAAGGATGTAGAACTCATCTTTTCACTTTCCCGAAATATGGAAGGTGGCACCACCATTTGTCCGTTAGCGGATGCTTGTGTGATGGCAGTTCGACCGACGATGACGAAATTTAAGGAAGAGTTTTCTCTTCGATTGAAAAAGGAAGTGAGTGTTTCTCACTAA
- the nuoH gene encoding NADH-quinone oxidoreductase subunit NuoH: MDWALILAWGIKILSLFFVILTGVAYYTLAERKFAGFIQDRPGPNRAGPFGIFQPLADGIKFIAKEEIFPKNVSKGMYLLAPTISMTCAIMAWAVIPFGGTLPAPEWLTTLTGITTIDLQIANPDSGVLYMLAISSLSVYGIMIAGWSSNNKYSLLGGVRSTAQMISYELPMGLSIVSIVIMTGSLKLTDISDSQKEMWNILSPPGFVAFFIYVTAMFAETNRLPFDLAEAESELVVGFHTEYGAFKFALFFLAEYMNMITMSCLTTLLFFGGYNVPFHIGAGSEYQAFIGLGFFILKVLFFAFLFIWVRWTLPRFRYDQLMKLGWKKMIPWGLFVVMFASIYTVYWKEGWMKLFI; this comes from the coding sequence ATGGACTGGGCTTTAATACTTGCTTGGGGGATTAAAATCCTCTCTTTATTTTTTGTAATCTTAACTGGTGTGGCGTATTATACCCTCGCCGAACGAAAGTTTGCTGGATTTATCCAGGACAGACCAGGTCCTAACCGTGCAGGTCCTTTTGGAATTTTCCAACCTTTGGCGGATGGGATTAAGTTCATCGCCAAAGAAGAAATATTTCCAAAAAATGTATCCAAGGGAATGTATCTCCTTGCTCCCACAATTTCAATGACTTGTGCGATTATGGCATGGGCTGTGATCCCCTTTGGTGGGACACTTCCTGCACCAGAGTGGTTAACGACACTGACAGGCATTACAACCATCGACTTACAAATTGCAAACCCAGACTCTGGGGTATTGTACATGCTTGCCATTTCATCTCTTTCTGTATATGGGATCATGATTGCAGGATGGTCTAGTAACAACAAATACTCGTTACTCGGTGGAGTAAGGTCGACTGCTCAGATGATCAGTTACGAACTTCCCATGGGACTTTCCATCGTATCGATTGTGATTATGACTGGTTCTCTCAAACTCACAGATATCAGCGACTCCCAAAAGGAAATGTGGAATATCTTATCCCCACCTGGATTTGTTGCCTTTTTTATCTATGTGACAGCCATGTTTGCGGAAACAAATCGTTTGCCTTTTGATTTAGCTGAAGCTGAGTCGGAACTTGTGGTAGGTTTTCATACTGAATACGGTGCGTTTAAGTTTGCTTTATTCTTTTTGGCAGAATACATGAATATGATCACAATGTCATGCCTTACCACCTTACTTTTCTTTGGTGGATATAATGTGCCATTCCATATTGGGGCCGGATCAGAATACCAAGCCTTCATTGGACTAGGGTTTTTTATCTTAAAAGTATTGTTTTTTGCCTTTTTATTCATTTGGGTGCGTTGGACCCTTCCAAGATTTCGTTATGACCAACTCATGAAACTCGGTTGGAAAAAGATGATCCCTTGGGGGCTATTTGTAGTCATGTTTGCCTCCATCTACACTGTGTATTGGAAAGAAGGATGGATGAAATTATTTATATGA
- a CDS encoding NADH-quinone oxidoreductase subunit J family protein — MDEIIYMNLETSPSLLLFVFFGTVTVITALSVIFQKNPVVSAVSLVFTFFSLAGIYGILGALFIATMQVLVYAGAIMVLVVFVLMLLSQRAETMSRYRKHPIRLVLLSIFVIGFFFLLYSALTTGVPHSEQMGKGYENAEYSFPIQGTATVNAKGNVATVGASTYLDYLLPFEMISILLLVAVLGAVILAKKKLNEIDQTKDTVL, encoded by the coding sequence ATGGATGAAATTATTTATATGAATTTAGAAACTTCACCATCTCTTTTACTTTTTGTGTTTTTTGGAACAGTGACTGTGATCACGGCTCTTAGTGTGATTTTCCAAAAAAATCCAGTGGTCTCTGCCGTTTCCTTAGTTTTTACCTTTTTTTCCCTCGCAGGGATTTATGGGATTTTGGGAGCTTTGTTCATCGCCACCATGCAGGTGTTAGTGTATGCGGGTGCCATTATGGTGCTTGTTGTGTTTGTTCTCATGTTACTTTCCCAAAGAGCAGAAACAATGTCTCGTTATCGCAAACACCCCATTCGTTTGGTTTTGTTATCTATATTTGTGATCGGATTTTTTTTCCTTCTATATTCCGCACTCACTACCGGTGTCCCTCATTCAGAACAAATGGGAAAAGGCTATGAGAATGCAGAGTATTCCTTCCCCATCCAAGGAACGGCCACTGTGAATGCCAAAGGGAATGTTGCCACTGTTGGTGCATCCACCTATTTGGATTACCTTTTGCCATTTGAAATGATTTCGATTCTGTTACTTGTGGCAGTTCTTGGGGCAGTGATCCTTGCCAAAAAGAAACTAAACGAAATCGACCAAACAAAGGATACAGTTTTATGA
- the nuoK gene encoding NADH-quinone oxidoreductase subunit NuoK, which produces MNPVINGIPVHYLLGLAGILFSIGVLGVLIRRNIVIIFMSVELILNSVNLVFVTFSKALSHINGETIVFFVMAIAAAEAAVGLALVIAIFRHKKSTNVDELQSMRW; this is translated from the coding sequence ATGAATCCAGTCATCAACGGAATCCCCGTCCATTACCTCCTCGGCCTTGCGGGAATCCTATTTTCCATTGGGGTTCTTGGAGTTCTTATCAGACGTAACATTGTGATCATCTTTATGTCAGTGGAACTCATCCTAAACTCGGTGAATTTAGTCTTTGTTACCTTCTCCAAAGCTTTATCTCATATCAATGGGGAAACCATTGTTTTCTTTGTGATGGCAATCGCTGCAGCGGAAGCAGCTGTGGGCCTTGCTCTTGTCATTGCAATCTTCCGTCACAAAAAATCCACGAACGTGGATGAACTCCAATCGATGAGATGGTAA
- the nuoL gene encoding NADH-quinone oxidoreductase subunit L produces the protein MLDLFPIVVLLPLLGFLHNGLLKDRIPHRFAGAIGTLAVFIPFLVTLGAFNEFNPMERTAPHLVPVFDWIVIGDFKTSFGYQIDQLSLYMTLIITGIGSLIHLYSMGYMKGNKGYNRFFAYLNLFIFCMLNLVLSDNLVLTFLGWEGVGLASYLLIGFDFDKSSAAEAGMKAFILNRIGDVGFILGTGFLFWLGGSLQYLTLQTNLSELSEFASYANLIALFFFIAAMGKSAQIPLYVWLPDAMAGPTPVSALIHAATMVTAGVFLIVRLNFVFFLAPDTSFFIACIGALTALFAATIGLLQNDIKKILAYSTVSQLGFMFLAMGSMSYVAGLFHLMTHAFFKALLFLGAGSVIHALHHEQNIKHMGQLFGKIKITSLTFLLGTLAIAGFFPFSGFFSKDLILEKTYTYGAFGSILWTVGVVAAFFTSFYMFRLVFVVFFGKDNTDSHHKVHESPWTMTFPLVVLAVGAVFSGFFLTPHFFLHIDTLERYFAPVLERGTVLANQTGTFTKHIELTHGVEISLAAFSVGIASFGLILAYLIYQRKQSPILEEHTGFRKILFHKYYIDELYDVLFVKPYVFLSKAIAYTFDVKILDRFFLGIGGSFGVIANGLRRLQSGFIGDYALYVVLGTFCILVYLLTRGV, from the coding sequence ATGTTAGATTTATTTCCAATCGTTGTTCTACTCCCCCTGCTTGGTTTTTTGCATAATGGACTCCTAAAAGATCGAATCCCTCACAGATTTGCTGGAGCCATTGGAACCCTCGCGGTTTTTATCCCTTTCCTTGTCACCTTAGGTGCGTTTAACGAATTTAATCCAATGGAACGTACTGCTCCACACCTTGTGCCAGTGTTTGATTGGATTGTAATTGGAGATTTTAAAACTTCTTTTGGTTACCAAATTGACCAACTCTCTTTGTACATGACTCTCATCATTACAGGTATTGGATCACTCATCCATTTGTATTCGATGGGCTATATGAAGGGCAATAAAGGATACAACCGGTTTTTTGCTTACCTCAATCTATTTATCTTTTGTATGTTGAACCTTGTCCTCAGTGATAATTTGGTTTTAACCTTCCTCGGTTGGGAAGGTGTTGGTCTTGCTTCCTACTTACTCATTGGATTTGATTTTGATAAGTCTTCTGCTGCGGAAGCAGGGATGAAGGCATTTATCTTAAACCGAATTGGGGATGTTGGGTTTATCTTAGGGACAGGGTTTCTTTTTTGGTTAGGTGGGAGTTTGCAATACCTTACCTTACAAACCAATTTGAGTGAACTTTCCGAGTTTGCCTCTTATGCCAATCTCATTGCCCTTTTCTTTTTCATCGCAGCGATGGGAAAATCGGCACAGATCCCACTTTATGTTTGGTTACCAGATGCGATGGCAGGCCCAACACCTGTATCGGCTCTTATCCATGCGGCTACAATGGTGACTGCAGGTGTGTTTCTCATCGTAAGACTCAACTTTGTATTTTTTCTCGCACCTGATACATCCTTTTTCATTGCTTGTATTGGTGCCCTCACTGCTTTATTTGCAGCAACCATTGGTCTTTTGCAAAACGATATCAAAAAAATCCTCGCTTACTCAACTGTATCCCAACTTGGTTTTATGTTCCTTGCCATGGGTAGCATGAGTTATGTGGCGGGACTTTTCCATTTAATGACCCATGCGTTTTTCAAGGCATTGTTATTCCTAGGTGCAGGTTCTGTCATCCATGCCCTCCACCATGAACAAAACATCAAACATATGGGGCAGCTCTTTGGAAAAATCAAAATCACATCCTTAACTTTCTTACTCGGAACCTTAGCGATTGCAGGTTTTTTCCCTTTCTCTGGATTTTTCTCAAAAGATTTAATTTTAGAAAAAACTTACACCTACGGTGCGTTTGGTTCTATCCTTTGGACAGTGGGTGTTGTGGCTGCTTTTTTCACTTCGTTTTATATGTTCCGTCTTGTGTTTGTGGTATTTTTTGGAAAGGACAATACCGACTCCCATCACAAAGTACATGAGTCTCCTTGGACCATGACATTCCCTCTTGTGGTCTTAGCAGTCGGAGCAGTCTTCAGTGGGTTTTTCCTCACTCCTCATTTCTTTTTGCACATCGATACACTCGAACGATACTTTGCTCCTGTTTTGGAACGAGGAACTGTTCTTGCAAACCAAACGGGAACGTTTACCAAACACATAGAACTCACTCATGGAGTTGAGATTTCCCTTGCGGCATTTTCTGTTGGAATTGCAAGTTTTGGACTTATCTTAGCATATCTCATTTACCAAAGGAAACAAAGTCCAATCCTCGAGGAACATACTGGTTTTCGTAAGATCCTCTTTCATAAATACTACATTGATGAACTCTATGATGTACTCTTTGTGAAACCTTATGTGTTTTTATCAAAGGCAATTGCTTATACCTTTGATGTCAAAATCCTAGATCGTTTTTTTCTCGGGATTGGTGGGAGTTTTGGAGTCATCGCGAATGGATTGCGTAGGCTCCAATCTGGATTCATCGGTGACTATGCATTGTATGTGGTTCTTGGTACATTTTGTATCTTGGTGTATTTATTAACAAGGGGGGTGTAA
- a CDS encoding complex I subunit 4 family protein, with the protein MPEQILSIIIFLPIVSSFLIVVQKRVGAVVVISALSSAFTTILSVGLFFFYDASKSGLQFVHWIPDWILSGKLSVDYHVGLDGVSLLLFALTAFMFFLSSIASWSNIPKKIKEFHICLLVLETAVLGVFAAGNLVLFYVFWELMVLPMVLMIGIWGGEERTKAALKYFLFSMAGSLFMLGGILTLYFKTGKTSIESLSTASLALYSEPLQWFLFFSFFLAFAVKIPLFPFHTWMPDVHTQAPTVGSVDLAGVLLKIGAYGFIRFCIPFFPEQSLFSQTGVQTLAVIGIVYGSMAALVQTDIKRIVAYSSLSHLGFCIIGIFSFTTEGVVGGMLQMVSHGISTGMIFLMIGMIYERAHTRNISEFGGLAGQMPVFSTFFLIAVLSSIGLPGTNGFVGEFLILMGSIKSNVWLGGIAATGVVLGALYLLWFVKRFLFGMSKTIQAKPYKDLTFREIGILSPLVVLIFWIGLYPKPFLEILHTSSNVFLNAGSIESVSERKQIQKDFLGTGEQRLFADYISLGKEPKSFEERLGSFKSSFALPTLAVNQESNPKLEENLENLDNSIESDFKLEQTPNEKKGN; encoded by the coding sequence GTGCCGGAACAAATTTTATCCATCATTATCTTTTTACCGATTGTTTCCTCTTTTCTCATCGTAGTGCAAAAACGAGTGGGAGCAGTGGTAGTGATCTCTGCTTTATCCTCTGCGTTTACGACGATTCTTTCGGTGGGTCTATTTTTCTTTTATGATGCTTCTAAGTCAGGGTTACAGTTTGTCCATTGGATTCCAGATTGGATCCTTTCTGGAAAACTCAGTGTGGATTACCATGTAGGTCTTGATGGAGTTTCACTCCTTTTATTTGCTCTCACTGCCTTTATGTTCTTTTTGTCGAGCATTGCCTCCTGGTCCAATATCCCCAAAAAGATCAAAGAATTCCATATCTGTTTACTTGTATTGGAAACAGCAGTGCTTGGGGTTTTTGCCGCAGGGAACTTAGTTTTGTTTTATGTATTTTGGGAGTTAATGGTGCTTCCGATGGTTCTTATGATTGGAATTTGGGGTGGGGAAGAACGTACAAAAGCAGCTCTCAAATACTTTCTATTTTCCATGGCCGGTTCCTTGTTTATGTTAGGTGGAATATTAACACTCTATTTCAAAACAGGAAAAACTTCCATTGAATCCCTTTCCACAGCCAGTTTGGCTCTCTATTCAGAGCCACTCCAATGGTTTTTGTTTTTTAGTTTTTTTCTCGCATTTGCGGTCAAAATCCCTCTTTTCCCTTTCCATACTTGGATGCCTGATGTGCATACCCAAGCACCTACCGTTGGTTCGGTGGACCTTGCTGGTGTATTGTTAAAGATTGGGGCCTATGGTTTCATTCGGTTTTGTATTCCCTTTTTTCCAGAACAAAGTCTTTTTTCCCAAACAGGGGTACAAACCCTTGCTGTGATTGGCATTGTGTATGGATCGATGGCAGCCCTTGTCCAAACAGACATCAAACGGATTGTGGCTTATAGTTCTTTATCTCACTTAGGATTTTGTATCATCGGTATCTTTTCTTTTACGACCGAAGGTGTAGTGGGAGGGATGTTACAAATGGTTTCCCACGGAATTTCCACTGGGATGATCTTTCTTATGATTGGTATGATCTATGAAAGAGCTCATACTAGGAACATATCTGAGTTTGGTGGTCTTGCGGGCCAGATGCCAGTGTTTTCTACTTTTTTTCTCATCGCAGTACTTTCTTCCATTGGCCTACCAGGAACAAATGGGTTTGTGGGTGAGTTTCTCATCCTTATGGGATCTATCAAATCTAATGTATGGCTTGGTGGGATTGCCGCAACTGGTGTTGTTCTTGGAGCCTTATACCTTTTGTGGTTTGTGAAACGATTCCTTTTTGGTATGAGTAAAACCATACAAGCAAAACCATACAAAGATCTCACATTTAGAGAAATTGGAATTTTAAGTCCACTTGTTGTGCTCATTTTTTGGATCGGTCTTTATCCAAAACCATTTTTAGAGATTTTACATACTTCATCGAATGTCTTTTTAAATGCTGGATCCATCGAATCTGTTTCAGAAAGAAAACAAATCCAAAAGGATTTTTTGGGAACAGGCGAACAAAGATTATTTGCAGATTATATCAGTTTAGGAAAGGAACCAAAATCTTTCGAAGAAAGATTAGGATCCTTTAAATCTTCATTTGCACTACCTACATTGGCTGTAAACCAAGAGTCAAATCCAAAACTAGAAGAGAACTTGGAGAATTTAGATAACTCCATTGAATCCGATTTTAAATTGGAACAAACTCCAAACGAGAAAAAAGGAAACTAA